In a single window of the Streptomyces cinnabarinus genome:
- the glmM gene encoding phosphoglucosamine mutase → MGRLFGTDGVRGVANADLTAEMALGLSVAAAHVLAEAGTFEGHRPKAVVGRDPRASGEFLEAAVVAGLASAGVDVLRVGVLPTPAVAHLTGALGADLGVMLSASHNAMPDNGIKFFARGGHKLADELEDRIESVYESHRHGEPWQRPTGSGVGRVRSYHEGSDQYVAHLIGVLPNRLDGLRIVLDEAHGAAARVSPEAFARAGAEVITIGAEPDGLNINDGCGSTHLDLLKAAVIEHGAALGIAHDGDADRCLAVDHTGEEVDGDQILAVLALAMRERSALRSGTVVATVMSNLGFKLAMEREGLNLVQTAVGDRYVLEEMKEHGYALGGEQSGHVIILDHATTGDGTLTGMLLAARVAETGRSLRELASVMERLPQVLVNVPDVDKSRAGTSAELAAAVADAERELGATGRVLLRPSGTEPLVRVMVEAADIDQARAVAGRLADVVKSALG, encoded by the coding sequence GTGGGACGACTCTTCGGCACGGACGGCGTGCGCGGTGTCGCCAACGCGGATCTGACCGCCGAGATGGCGCTCGGTCTGTCGGTCGCGGCGGCCCACGTGCTCGCCGAGGCGGGCACCTTCGAGGGCCACCGGCCGAAAGCCGTGGTCGGACGGGACCCGCGCGCGTCCGGGGAGTTCCTGGAGGCCGCCGTGGTCGCCGGTCTGGCGAGCGCCGGCGTCGACGTGCTGCGGGTCGGAGTACTGCCCACACCCGCCGTCGCCCATCTCACCGGCGCGCTCGGCGCCGACCTCGGCGTCATGCTCTCCGCCAGCCACAACGCCATGCCGGACAACGGCATCAAGTTCTTCGCCCGGGGCGGTCACAAGCTCGCCGACGAGCTGGAGGACCGGATCGAGTCCGTCTACGAGTCGCACCGGCACGGCGAGCCGTGGCAGCGGCCGACGGGCTCGGGCGTCGGCCGGGTGCGCAGCTACCACGAGGGCTCCGACCAGTACGTCGCCCATCTCATCGGGGTGCTTCCCAACCGGCTCGACGGGCTGAGGATCGTCCTTGACGAGGCACATGGTGCTGCCGCGCGGGTCTCGCCGGAGGCCTTCGCGCGGGCCGGTGCCGAGGTGATCACGATCGGAGCCGAGCCGGACGGGCTCAACATCAACGACGGCTGCGGCTCCACCCACCTGGACCTGCTCAAGGCCGCCGTCATCGAGCACGGTGCCGCGCTCGGCATCGCGCACGACGGTGACGCCGACCGCTGTCTCGCCGTCGACCACACCGGTGAGGAGGTGGACGGCGACCAGATCCTGGCCGTGCTCGCGCTGGCGATGCGGGAGCGTTCCGCACTGCGCTCCGGCACCGTTGTCGCGACGGTCATGTCCAACCTCGGGTTCAAGCTGGCGATGGAGCGGGAGGGGCTGAACCTCGTCCAGACCGCCGTCGGTGACCGGTATGTGCTGGAGGAGATGAAGGAGCACGGGTACGCGCTGGGCGGTGAGCAGTCCGGGCACGTGATCATCCTTGATCACGCCACCACGGGTGACGGGACGCTGACCGGGATGTTGCTGGCCGCTCGGGTCGCTGAGACCGGGCGGTCGCTGCGGGAGCTGGCCAGTGTGATGGAGCGGCTGCCTCAGGTGCTCGTCAATGTGCCGGATGTGGACAAGTCCCGTGCCGGTACGTCCGCCGAGCTGGCTGCCGCTGTCGCTGACGCCGAGCGGGAGCTGGGGGCTACCGGGCGGGTACTGCTGCGGCCGTCCGGCACGGAGCCGCTGGTGCGGGTGATGGTCGAGGCGGCCGATATCGATCAGGCTCGGGCTGTTGCCGGGCGGCTTGCCGATGTCGTGAAGTCGGCGTTGGGCTGA
- a CDS encoding DUF389 domain-containing protein → MLHLRLITPADRTDEVVRLIEDTVGTTHLVVLPCSARNPAGDVVLCDVAREAGDELLSGLQRLGIDDSGSIAVENIDLSLSKRADKAEAEAPGEGADAVLWEHLTDATHEESTLSVTYLAFLTLATMIAACGVVLDNAILIVGAMAVGPEFGPLAGISTALVQRAPRLALRSLNALIVGFAVAMAVTVGFSLFMNSIDLFSQEQLDADRPQTAFVYAPDAFSFIVALLAGAAGTLSLTSSKSGALVGVAISVTTVPAAANAAVALSYGDTEQTWGSTEQLLLNLLGIVLAGVLTLFAQKLFWHRQRQQT, encoded by the coding sequence ATGCTGCACCTGCGCCTGATCACCCCGGCCGACCGGACCGACGAGGTGGTGCGCCTGATCGAGGACACGGTCGGCACCACCCACCTCGTGGTCCTGCCCTGCTCCGCCCGCAACCCGGCCGGGGACGTGGTGCTGTGCGACGTGGCGCGGGAGGCGGGCGACGAGCTGCTCAGCGGACTTCAGCGGCTGGGCATCGACGACTCCGGCTCCATCGCCGTGGAGAACATCGACCTGTCCCTGTCCAAGCGCGCGGACAAGGCGGAGGCGGAGGCCCCCGGCGAGGGCGCGGACGCGGTCCTGTGGGAGCACCTGACGGACGCGACGCACGAGGAGTCGACGCTCTCCGTCACCTACCTCGCGTTCCTGACCCTGGCCACCATGATCGCGGCCTGCGGTGTGGTCCTGGACAACGCGATCCTGATCGTGGGCGCGATGGCCGTGGGCCCGGAGTTCGGCCCCCTGGCGGGCATCTCCACCGCACTGGTCCAGCGAGCCCCGCGGCTGGCACTGCGCTCGCTGAACGCCCTGATCGTCGGCTTCGCCGTGGCCATGGCGGTGACGGTCGGCTTCAGCCTCTTCATGAACTCGATCGACCTGTTCAGCCAGGAGCAACTGGACGCCGACCGCCCCCAGACCGCGTTCGTCTACGCCCCCGACGCCTTCAGCTTCATCGTCGCCCTCCTGGCAGGCGCGGCCGGCACCCTCTCGCTGACCTCGTCGAAGTCCGGTGCCCTGGTGGGCGTGGCCATCTCGGTCACCACGGTCCCGGCAGCGGCGAACGCGGCGGTGGCCCTGAGCTACGGCGACACCGAACAGACGTGGGGTTCGACGGAACAGCTACTGCTGAACCTGCTGGGCATCGTCCTGGCCGGAGTGCTGACACTGTTCGCCCAGAAACTCTTCTGGCACCGACAACGACAGCAGACCTGA
- the coaA gene encoding type I pantothenate kinase encodes MISPVSPLPRSAHRHKPEATPYVDLTRAEWSALRDKTPLPLSAEEVEKLRGLGDVIDLDEVRDIYLPLSRLLNLYVGATDGLRSALNTFLGEQGSQSGTPFVIGVAGSVAVGKSTVARLLQALLSRWPEHPRVELVTTDGFLLPTKELEDRGLMSRKGFPESYDRRALTRFVADIKAGKDEVTAPVYSHLIYDIVPGQKLTVRRPDILIVEGLNVLQPALPGKDGRTRVGLADYFDFSVYVDARTEDIERWYLNRFTKLRATAFQNPSSYFRRYTQVSEEEALDYARTTWRTINKPNLVENVAPTRGRATLVLRKGPDHKVQRLSLRKL; translated from the coding sequence GTGATCTCTCCGGTCTCCCCGCTGCCCCGGAGCGCCCACCGGCACAAACCGGAGGCGACTCCCTACGTCGACCTCACCCGAGCCGAGTGGAGCGCGCTGCGCGACAAGACGCCGCTGCCCCTCTCCGCCGAGGAGGTCGAAAAGCTGCGCGGCCTCGGCGACGTCATCGACCTCGACGAGGTGCGGGACATCTACCTCCCGCTCTCCCGGCTGCTCAATCTCTACGTCGGCGCCACCGACGGACTGCGCAGCGCGCTCAACACCTTCCTCGGCGAACAGGGCTCCCAGTCCGGCACCCCCTTCGTCATAGGGGTCGCCGGTTCGGTCGCGGTCGGCAAGTCCACGGTCGCCCGTCTGCTCCAGGCCCTGCTCTCCCGCTGGCCCGAGCACCCGCGCGTGGAGCTGGTCACCACGGACGGCTTCCTGCTGCCGACCAAGGAGCTGGAGGACCGCGGCCTGATGTCGCGCAAGGGCTTCCCGGAGTCCTACGACCGCCGCGCCCTGACCCGTTTCGTCGCCGACATCAAAGCGGGCAAGGACGAGGTCACCGCCCCCGTCTACTCCCACCTCATCTACGACATCGTCCCGGGCCAGAAGCTCACCGTGCGCCGCCCGGACATCCTGATCGTCGAGGGCCTGAACGTCCTCCAGCCCGCCCTGCCCGGCAAGGACGGCCGCACCCGGGTCGGCCTCGCCGACTACTTCGACTTCAGCGTGTACGTCGACGCCCGCACCGAGGACATCGAGCGCTGGTACCTCAACCGCTTCACCAAGCTGCGCGCGACGGCCTTCCAGAACCCGTCCTCGTACTTCCGCAGGTACACCCAGGTCTCCGAGGAGGAGGCCCTGGACTACGCCCGGACGACCTGGCGGACGATCAACAAGCCCAATCTGGTGGAGAACGTCGCCCCGACCCGGGGCCGCGCCACCCTGGTCCTGCGCAAGGGCCCGGACCACAAGGTGCAGCGGCTGAGTCTGCGCAAGCTGTGA
- a CDS encoding ATP-binding cassette domain-containing protein, translating into MTYAIEAEGLVKRFKETEALAGVDLGARQGTVLGLLGPNGAGKTTAVRIFATLLQPDGGRARVAGHDVVREAGIVRALVGLTGQYAAVDENLTGTENLLLIGRLLGLSRKDGKARARELLERFQLTDAAGRAAKTYSGGMRRRLDLAASLVGRPSILFLDEPTTGLDPHSRGELWDLLRGLVADGATALLTTQYLNEADVLADDIVVIDKGRVIAEGTPDELKSQVGGQVLQVRPLLAEELGRVHELVARAAGAQTQIEGETVTAPVKDPELMPAVVRTLDREGIAVGELALRRSSLDEVFLALTGHRAEPSEEDEEAEGDPVREGADLEKAVSRS; encoded by the coding sequence ATGACGTATGCGATTGAGGCGGAAGGCCTGGTCAAGCGGTTCAAGGAGACCGAGGCGCTGGCCGGGGTCGACCTGGGTGCCCGGCAGGGCACGGTGCTCGGGCTGCTCGGCCCCAACGGCGCGGGGAAGACGACCGCCGTACGGATCTTCGCGACGCTGCTCCAGCCGGACGGCGGGCGCGCCCGGGTGGCGGGGCACGACGTGGTGCGGGAGGCCGGGATCGTCCGTGCCCTGGTCGGGCTGACCGGGCAGTACGCCGCCGTGGACGAGAACCTGACCGGTACGGAGAATCTGCTGCTCATCGGCCGGTTGCTGGGCCTGAGCCGCAAGGACGGCAAGGCGCGGGCGCGGGAGCTGCTGGAGCGGTTCCAGCTGACCGACGCGGCCGGCCGGGCCGCGAAGACGTACTCGGGCGGGATGCGACGGCGTCTCGACCTCGCCGCGAGCCTGGTGGGCCGGCCCAGCATTCTTTTTCTCGACGAGCCCACGACCGGCCTCGACCCGCACAGCCGAGGCGAGCTGTGGGACCTGTTGAGGGGACTGGTCGCGGACGGCGCCACGGCCCTGCTGACCACGCAGTATCTGAACGAGGCCGATGTCCTCGCCGACGACATCGTGGTGATCGACAAGGGGCGGGTGATCGCCGAGGGGACCCCGGACGAGCTGAAGTCCCAGGTCGGCGGCCAGGTGCTCCAGGTGCGGCCGCTGCTCGCCGAGGAGCTCGGGCGGGTGCACGAGCTGGTGGCCAGGGCGGCCGGGGCGCAGACCCAGATCGAGGGCGAGACGGTCACGGCCCCGGTTAAGGACCCCGAGCTGATGCCCGCGGTCGTGCGCACCCTGGACCGGGAGGGCATCGCCGTGGGTGAGCTGGCGCTGCGCCGCTCCTCGCTGGACGAGGTCTTCCTGGCACTGACCGGACATCGCGCCGAACCGTCCGAGGAGGACGAGGAGGCCGAGGGCGATCCGGTCCGGGAAGGCGCCGATCTGGAGAAGGCGGTGAGCCGGTCATGA
- a CDS encoding ABC transporter permease: protein MTATTLTAPVSASGRVRPLAGLQQTFTMAWRSLVAVKHNPLELVDYSITPIMFVFLFTYVLGGQMAGSPEAYLKYALPGIIVQNTLFMTMYTAMALNTDLTKGVFDRLRSLPIARSAPLIGRITADLAKHLWALLLMIGLGLLLGFRVTGGFGGFLLGTLLVIVFAAAVSWGAVLIGMLAGDAEKVQAFAFTLIFPITFTSSAFVMVDTMPGWLQAWSDVNPVTHLSDAFRGLLLGGPVAEPVLWSLVWAAGIALVFYPLAMRAYRAKT from the coding sequence ATGACCGCCACGACCCTCACCGCGCCCGTCAGCGCGTCGGGCCGGGTCCGGCCGCTCGCCGGACTCCAGCAGACCTTCACCATGGCCTGGCGCAGTCTGGTCGCGGTCAAGCACAACCCGCTCGAACTGGTCGACTACAGCATCACGCCGATCATGTTCGTGTTCCTGTTCACCTATGTCCTGGGCGGGCAGATGGCCGGATCGCCCGAGGCGTATCTGAAGTACGCGCTGCCCGGGATCATCGTGCAGAACACCCTGTTCATGACGATGTACACGGCGATGGCGCTCAACACCGACCTCACCAAGGGCGTCTTCGACCGGCTGCGCAGCCTGCCGATAGCCCGCTCGGCGCCGCTGATCGGGCGGATCACCGCCGACCTCGCCAAGCACCTGTGGGCGCTGCTGCTGATGATCGGGCTCGGACTGCTGCTCGGCTTCCGGGTCACCGGCGGCTTCGGCGGCTTCCTGCTCGGCACCCTGCTGGTGATCGTGTTCGCGGCGGCCGTGTCCTGGGGCGCGGTGCTGATCGGGATGCTGGCCGGGGACGCGGAGAAGGTGCAGGCGTTCGCCTTCACCCTGATCTTCCCGATCACCTTCACCAGCAGCGCCTTCGTCATGGTGGACACCATGCCGGGGTGGCTCCAGGCGTGGAGCGACGTCAACCCGGTGACCCATCTCTCCGACGCCTTCCGGGGGTTGCTGCTCGGCGGTCCGGTGGCGGAGCCGGTGCTGTGGTCGCTGGTGTGGGCGGCGGGGATAGCGCTCGTGTTCTATCCGCTGGCGATGCGGGCGTACCGGGCGAAGACCTGA
- the glmS gene encoding glutamine--fructose-6-phosphate transaminase (isomerizing), with translation MCGIVGYVGSQSALDVVMAGLKRLEYRGYDSAGVAVLADGGLASAKRAGKLVNLEKELVDRPLPSGSTGIGHTRWATHGGPTDANAHPHLDNAGRVAVVHNGIIENFALLRAELAERGHDLASETDTEVVSHLLAEEFSSCADLAEAMRLVCRRLEGAFTLVAVHADEPDVVVGARRNSPLVVGVGEGEAFLASDVAAFIAHTRSALELGQDQVVELRRDGVTVTGFDGSPAEVSSYHVDWDASAAEKGGYDYFMLKEIAEQPKAVADTLLGRIDTSGALTLDEVRISAPELREVDKVVIVACGTAFHAGLIAKYAIEHWTRIPCEVELASEFRYRDPILDARSLVIAISQSGETMDTLMALRHAREQGSRVLAICNTNGSTIPRESDAVLYTHAGPEVAVASTKAFLTQLVACYLVALYLGQVRGTKWGDEIRAVIRDLAEISGAVERVLETMEPVRALARSLAGKKTVLFLGRHVGYPVALEGALKLKELAYMHAEGFAAGELKHGPIALIEDDLPVVVVVPSPRGRSVLHDKIVSNIQEIRARGARTIVIAEEGDEAVVPYADHLIRIPVTPTLLQPLVATVPLQVFACELATARGNEVDQPRNLAKSVTVE, from the coding sequence ATGTGCGGAATCGTGGGATACGTGGGGTCGCAGTCGGCGCTCGATGTCGTGATGGCCGGACTGAAGCGGCTGGAGTACCGGGGATACGACTCGGCGGGCGTGGCCGTGCTCGCGGACGGCGGTCTGGCCTCCGCCAAGCGGGCCGGAAAGCTCGTCAACCTGGAGAAGGAACTGGTCGACCGCCCGCTGCCGAGCGGCTCCACCGGTATCGGGCACACCCGTTGGGCGACCCACGGCGGGCCCACGGACGCCAACGCGCACCCGCACCTGGACAACGCCGGACGGGTGGCCGTCGTCCACAACGGCATCATCGAGAACTTCGCGCTGCTGCGGGCTGAGTTGGCGGAGCGCGGCCATGACCTCGCCTCCGAGACCGACACCGAGGTCGTCTCCCATCTGCTCGCCGAGGAGTTCTCCTCCTGCGCCGACCTCGCAGAGGCGATGCGGCTGGTGTGCCGCCGTCTGGAAGGCGCGTTCACGCTGGTCGCGGTGCACGCGGACGAGCCGGACGTGGTCGTCGGCGCGCGCCGCAACTCGCCGCTGGTGGTGGGCGTCGGGGAGGGCGAGGCGTTCCTCGCCTCGGACGTGGCCGCGTTCATCGCGCACACCCGCTCCGCGCTCGAACTGGGCCAGGACCAGGTGGTCGAGCTGCGCCGGGACGGTGTCACGGTGACCGGCTTCGACGGCAGCCCGGCCGAGGTCAGCTCGTACCACGTCGACTGGGACGCCTCGGCGGCCGAGAAGGGCGGCTACGACTACTTCATGCTCAAGGAGATCGCCGAGCAGCCCAAGGCGGTCGCCGACACCCTGCTGGGCCGCATCGACACCTCCGGCGCCCTGACCCTCGACGAAGTGCGGATCTCCGCCCCGGAGCTGCGGGAGGTGGACAAGGTCGTCATCGTCGCCTGCGGCACCGCCTTCCACGCCGGGCTGATCGCCAAGTACGCCATCGAGCACTGGACGCGGATCCCCTGCGAGGTGGAGCTGGCCAGCGAGTTCCGCTACCGGGACCCGATCCTGGACGCGCGCTCCCTGGTGATCGCGATCTCCCAGTCCGGCGAGACCATGGACACCCTGATGGCGCTGCGGCACGCCCGGGAGCAGGGCTCCAGGGTGCTGGCGATCTGCAACACCAACGGCTCGACGATCCCGCGCGAGTCGGACGCGGTGCTGTACACTCACGCGGGCCCGGAGGTCGCGGTCGCCTCGACGAAGGCGTTCCTGACCCAGTTGGTGGCCTGTTACCTGGTGGCGCTCTACCTCGGCCAGGTGCGCGGCACCAAGTGGGGCGACGAGATCCGGGCCGTCATCCGGGATCTGGCGGAGATCTCCGGCGCGGTGGAGCGGGTGCTGGAGACCATGGAGCCGGTACGGGCCCTGGCCCGCTCGCTCGCCGGCAAGAAGACGGTGCTGTTCCTCGGGCGGCACGTGGGCTACCCGGTGGCCCTGGAGGGCGCGCTGAAGCTGAAGGAGCTCGCCTACATGCACGCCGAGGGCTTCGCGGCGGGCGAGTTGAAGCACGGCCCGATCGCGCTGATCGAGGACGACCTGCCCGTGGTGGTGGTCGTCCCCTCGCCCCGGGGCCGGTCCGTCCTGCACGACAAGATCGTGTCCAACATCCAGGAGATCCGGGCCAGGGGTGCCCGGACCATCGTGATCGCGGAGGAGGGCGACGAGGCGGTGGTCCCGTACGCCGACCATCTGATCCGTATCCCGGTGACGCCGACGCTGCTCCAACCGCTGGTGGCGACGGTGCCGTTGCAGGTATTCGCCTGCGAACTGGCGACGGCCCGGGGCAACGAGGTGGACCAGCCGAGGAACCTGGCGAAGTCGGTCACGGTGGAGTAG
- a CDS encoding RICIN domain-containing protein, giving the protein MTVALKAARRLGVLLIALVSVLAVTQSQAQAVTYLELTNRNSIKCLAIPGSSESNGVVPVQWQCTGNTDQRWELRKEAENRVRLVNQNSGKCLVVGSYTPGSKPFQYTCSTSNPPSESDLWIHDSIGRLRSMEADLCLAVPNSSTANGVQLILWNCSLNDDQRWYY; this is encoded by the coding sequence ATGACCGTTGCCCTGAAGGCGGCACGGAGACTCGGCGTGCTGCTGATCGCGCTCGTTTCCGTCCTGGCCGTGACGCAGTCCCAGGCCCAGGCCGTGACCTACCTCGAACTGACCAACCGCAACTCCATCAAGTGCCTCGCGATTCCCGGCTCCAGCGAGAGCAACGGCGTGGTTCCGGTCCAGTGGCAGTGCACGGGCAACACCGACCAGCGCTGGGAGCTGCGCAAGGAGGCGGAGAACAGGGTCCGGCTCGTCAACCAGAACAGCGGCAAGTGCCTTGTCGTCGGCTCGTACACGCCCGGCTCCAAGCCCTTCCAGTACACGTGCAGCACGTCGAACCCGCCCAGCGAGAGCGACCTCTGGATCCACGACAGCATCGGCCGGCTGCGCAGCATGGAGGCCGACCTCTGTCTCGCCGTCCCCAACTCCAGCACCGCCAACGGCGTCCAGCTGATCCTGTGGAACTGCAGCCTCAACGACGACCAGCGCTGGTACTACTGA
- a CDS encoding NAD(P)H-hydrate dehydratase codes for MRTAYGVETVRATERQLMARLPEGTLMQRAAAGLAVASADLLGRVYGSRVVLLVGSGDNGGDALYAGARLARRGAGVTALLLAPERAHAGGLAALRRAGGTTVHSPAGGRAAGATEGAADRPAGGSASDPAERPAGGPAGPTAAEVLIERADLVLDGIVGIGGKGGLRPDAARLAEAAERSRAAVIAVDLPSGVDADTGQVHGAAIRADLTVTFGTHKPGLLIDPARDFAGTVRLVDIGLDLPEEPALEALQHADVARLLPVPGPESDKYRRGVVGIAAGSARYPGAAVLAVAGALHGGAGAVRYVGPAGDAVLARFPETLVSDLGPAKAGRVQSWVVGPGAGDDAATVAQVLEADVPVLIDADGLRLADRDTVRARTALTLMTPHAGEAAALLGVARAEVEGARLSAVRELAARYRATVLLKGSTTLVAAEEGAVRVNATGTSWLATAGSGDVLSGLAGSLLAAGLPARDAGSVAAYLHGLAGRYAADGAPVGAQDVAKAIARAWRDVRD; via the coding sequence ATGCGGACTGCGTACGGCGTGGAGACGGTCAGGGCGACGGAACGGCAGCTGATGGCACGGCTGCCCGAGGGCACGCTGATGCAGCGGGCGGCGGCCGGACTCGCCGTGGCCTCGGCGGACCTGCTCGGCCGGGTGTACGGCAGCCGCGTCGTGCTGCTGGTCGGCAGCGGCGACAACGGCGGTGACGCGTTGTACGCGGGGGCCCGGCTGGCCCGCCGCGGCGCGGGTGTGACGGCGCTGCTGCTGGCACCGGAGCGGGCGCACGCGGGCGGGCTGGCGGCGCTGCGCAGGGCGGGCGGCACGACGGTGCACAGCCCGGCGGGAGGCCGGGCGGCAGGGGCGACGGAGGGCGCGGCGGATCGACCGGCGGGGGGCAGCGCGAGCGACCCGGCCGAACGCCCGGCAGGCGGCCCGGCCGGCCCCACAGCGGCCGAGGTGCTCATCGAGCGGGCCGATCTGGTGCTGGACGGCATCGTGGGCATCGGCGGCAAGGGCGGGCTGCGGCCCGACGCCGCGCGGCTCGCCGAGGCCGCCGAGCGCTCCCGGGCCGCCGTGATCGCCGTCGACCTGCCGAGCGGCGTCGACGCGGACACCGGTCAGGTGCACGGCGCCGCGATCCGCGCCGACCTCACCGTCACCTTCGGCACCCACAAGCCGGGGCTGCTGATCGACCCGGCGCGGGACTTCGCGGGCACGGTCCGCCTGGTCGACATCGGCCTCGACCTGCCGGAGGAGCCCGCGCTGGAGGCCCTTCAGCACGCGGACGTGGCGCGGCTGCTGCCGGTGCCGGGCCCGGAGAGCGACAAGTACCGGCGGGGCGTGGTCGGCATCGCCGCCGGTTCCGCGCGCTACCCCGGCGCCGCGGTGCTGGCGGTCGCGGGCGCCCTGCACGGCGGCGCCGGAGCCGTGCGGTACGTCGGACCGGCCGGGGACGCGGTGCTCGCCCGCTTCCCGGAGACCCTGGTGTCGGACCTGGGCCCCGCCAAGGCGGGCCGAGTCCAGTCCTGGGTGGTCGGACCGGGCGCCGGGGACGACGCGGCGACGGTGGCGCAGGTGCTGGAGGCGGACGTACCCGTGCTGATCGACGCGGACGGACTCCGGCTCGCGGACCGGGACACGGTACGGGCGCGTACGGCGCTGACCCTGATGACCCCGCACGCCGGGGAGGCGGCGGCGCTGCTGGGTGTCGCGCGCGCGGAGGTCGAGGGCGCCCGGCTGTCGGCGGTGCGGGAGCTGGCGGCGCGGTACCGGGCGACGGTGCTGCTCAAGGGCTCGACAACCCTGGTGGCGGCCGAGGAGGGAGCGGTGCGGGTGAACGCGACCGGCACCTCCTGGCTGGCCACGGCGGGCAGCGGGGACGTGCTGTCGGGCCTGGCCGGATCCCTGCTGGCCGCGGGGCTCCCGGCGCGGGACGCGGGGAGCGTGGCGGCGTATCTGCACGGGCTGGCCGGGCGGTACGCGGCGGACGGGGCGCCGGTGGGGGCGCAGGACGTGGCGAAGGCGATCGCGCGGGCCTGGCGGGACGTCCGGGACTGA
- a CDS encoding holo-ACP synthase, with product MSIIGVGIDVAEIDRFAASLERTPGMAGRLFLDSELWLPSGERRGVASLAARFAAKEALAKALGAPAGLHWTDAEVYVEDSGQPRLRVTGTVAARAAELGVRAWHVSLSHDAGVASAVVVAEG from the coding sequence ATGAGCATCATCGGGGTCGGTATCGACGTGGCGGAGATCGACCGGTTCGCGGCGTCCCTGGAGCGCACGCCCGGGATGGCGGGGCGGCTGTTCCTGGACAGCGAGTTGTGGCTGCCGAGCGGGGAGCGGCGCGGAGTCGCCTCGCTGGCCGCGCGGTTCGCGGCGAAGGAGGCGCTGGCCAAGGCGCTCGGCGCCCCGGCGGGGCTGCACTGGACGGACGCGGAGGTGTACGTCGAGGACAGCGGGCAGCCGCGGCTGCGGGTGACGGGGACGGTGGCGGCCCGCGCGGCGGAACTCGGCGTACGGGCCTGGCATGTGTCGCTCAGTCACGACGCGGGCGTGGCCTCCGCGGTGGTGGTCGCGGAAGGCTGA
- the alr gene encoding alanine racemase, whose protein sequence is MTETAALRTAPLRARAEIDLAAVRANVRALRALAPGAALMAVVKSDGYGHGAAQCARAAVEAGATWLGTATPEEALVLRASGGLPDDVRIMCWLWTPGGPWREAIEARLDVSVSGMWALTEVTAAAREAGRPARVQLKADTGLGRGGCQPGDDWAELVREALAAEGAGLVRITGLWSHFACADEPGHPSIDAQLDRFREMVAYAEERGVRAEVRHIANSPATLTRPDSHFDLVRTGIALYGISPSPELGTPADFGLRPVMTLSASVALVKHVPGGHGVSYGHKYTTAGETTLGLIPVGYADGVPRHASSAGPVLVGGKWRTIAGRVAMDQFIVDLGGDEPEPGERAVLFGPGDGGEPTAEDWAQAAGTIAYEIVTRIGSRVPRVYVNEGQPDSRH, encoded by the coding sequence ATGACTGAAACTGCTGCCCTGCGGACCGCGCCCCTGCGGGCCCGCGCCGAGATCGATCTGGCCGCCGTGCGCGCCAATGTGCGGGCCCTGCGCGCCCTGGCGCCGGGCGCCGCCCTGATGGCCGTCGTGAAGTCCGACGGCTACGGCCACGGCGCGGCGCAGTGTGCCCGCGCGGCCGTCGAGGCGGGGGCGACCTGGCTGGGCACCGCCACTCCGGAGGAGGCCCTCGTCCTGCGGGCGAGCGGTGGGCTGCCGGACGACGTGCGGATCATGTGCTGGCTGTGGACGCCGGGCGGCCCCTGGCGGGAGGCGATCGAGGCGCGCCTCGATGTGTCGGTGAGCGGGATGTGGGCGCTGACGGAGGTCACCGCCGCCGCCCGCGAGGCCGGGCGCCCCGCGCGTGTGCAGCTCAAGGCGGACACCGGGCTCGGCCGCGGCGGCTGCCAGCCCGGCGACGACTGGGCCGAGCTGGTCCGCGAGGCGCTCGCCGCCGAGGGCGCGGGACTCGTCCGGATCACCGGGCTCTGGTCGCACTTCGCCTGCGCCGACGAACCGGGACACCCCTCCATCGACGCCCAGCTCGACCGCTTCCGGGAGATGGTCGCGTACGCCGAGGAGCGGGGCGTACGCGCCGAGGTGCGGCACATCGCCAACTCGCCCGCCACCCTGACCCGTCCGGACAGCCACTTCGACCTGGTACGGACCGGGATCGCCCTGTACGGCATCTCGCCCAGTCCCGAACTGGGCACCCCCGCCGACTTCGGACTGCGGCCGGTGATGACGCTGTCCGCGTCCGTCGCCCTGGTCAAGCACGTGCCCGGCGGTCACGGCGTCAGCTACGGGCACAAGTACACCACCGCGGGTGAGACCACCCTTGGACTCATCCCCGTCGGGTACGCGGACGGTGTCCCGCGGCACGCCTCCTCCGCCGGTCCGGTGCTGGTCGGCGGCAAGTGGCGGACGATCGCCGGACGGGTCGCGATGGACCAGTTCATCGTGGACCTGGGCGGCGACGAACCCGAGCCGGGGGAGCGCGCGGTGCTGTTCGGGCCCGGCGACGGCGGTGAACCCACCGCCGAGGACTGGGCGCAGGCCGCCGGCACCATCGCGTACGAAATCGTCACCCGGATCGGATCCCGTGTTCCCCGCGTCTATGTGAACGAAGGCCAGCCTGACAGTCGGCACTAG